From Deinococcus planocerae, a single genomic window includes:
- a CDS encoding MerR family transcriptional regulator: MEGSPPPAAPGTATDTTAMFTASEVEARVGVPAATLRQWERRYGFPSPARSASGYRLYSPHDLALIEVMQSHLRAGVPAGRAAQLTLASAGPEGTAAAAAEPGA, encoded by the coding sequence ATGGAAGGCTCCCCCCCGCCCGCCGCACCGGGCACGGCCACCGACACCACGGCGATGTTCACCGCGTCGGAGGTGGAGGCGCGGGTCGGTGTGCCCGCCGCCACCCTGCGGCAGTGGGAGCGCAGATACGGCTTTCCCTCCCCGGCGCGCAGTGCGAGCGGCTACCGCCTGTACTCCCCGCACGACCTTGCCCTGATCGAGGTGATGCAGTCGCACCTGCGCGCGGGCGTTCCGGCGGGCCGCGCCGCGCAGCTCACCCTGGCGAGCGCGGGCCCCGAGGGGACGGCGGCGGCGGCGGCAGAGCCCGGGGCGA
- a CDS encoding UbiA family prenyltransferase → MRTLTVPARLPLRRVLAVSRPALWVNTVGTLVTGVWLTGHLYALHPGVLALLVYLTLPFNLLIYGLNDLADREEDAVSPRKGGWQGARLRAGEGGPLLAAVLAVNGPFLCVLALLLPPAASGLLLVTAALFVAYSVPPLRLKGRPFLDGLSNVAYALPLALPALTLGTPVPWLPLAALMAYSVGKHAFDAAQDVPADRLAGTRTVATVLGVPGTARYALGWFVLAGALLWPVSLLTAAALWAVCGGMALALLREPTPERAARLYPLSIVTPWVVGTVAGVGLVYLLARGLWP, encoded by the coding sequence ATGCGCACCCTCACCGTCCCCGCCCGACTGCCCCTGCGCCGCGTGCTCGCCGTCTCCCGCCCGGCGCTGTGGGTGAACACCGTCGGCACACTGGTGACGGGGGTGTGGCTCACCGGACACCTGTACGCTCTGCACCCCGGCGTCCTCGCCCTGCTCGTGTACCTCACCCTGCCCTTCAACCTCCTGATCTACGGCCTGAACGACCTCGCCGACCGGGAGGAGGATGCCGTCTCGCCCCGCAAGGGTGGGTGGCAGGGCGCGAGACTGCGGGCGGGGGAGGGCGGGCCGCTCCTCGCCGCGGTGCTCGCGGTGAACGGGCCGTTTCTCTGCGTCCTCGCGCTGCTGCTGCCCCCGGCGGCGAGCGGGCTGCTGCTCGTGACGGCGGCGCTCTTCGTGGCGTACAGCGTGCCGCCGCTGCGCCTCAAGGGCCGCCCCTTCCTCGACGGGCTGAGCAACGTCGCCTACGCGCTGCCCCTCGCGCTGCCCGCCCTGACGCTGGGCACCCCCGTGCCGTGGCTCCCGCTCGCCGCCCTGATGGCCTACTCGGTGGGCAAGCACGCCTTCGACGCCGCGCAGGACGTGCCCGCCGACCGCCTCGCGGGGACGCGCACGGTCGCCACCGTCCTCGGCGTGCCCGGCACCGCGCGCTACGCCCTGGGGTGGTTCGTCCTCGCCGGGGCGCTCCTGTGGCCGGTCAGCCTCCTCACCGCCGCCGCCCTGTGGGCCGTGTGTGGGGGGATGGCACTCGCCCTCCTCCGCGAACCCACCCCCGAGCGCGCGGCGCGGCTCTACCCCCTGAGCATCGTCACGCCCTGGGTCGTGGGGACGGTGGCGGGGGTGGGGCTGGTGTACCTGCTGGCGCGGGGGCTGTGGCCTTGA
- a CDS encoding phytoene desaturase family protein: MSGQPPAVSPQPSTSAPLSSSIGLLGGGLAGLALAALLAHRGHAVTVYERDRAGGKLRRVTVGGLSFDTGPSLFTLPGVWRAFLARLGEPDPLDLRPLPGGLGVHHTPFGPVPLPLPPDHPLHAAWETYGAPARALTPHLETLLTTPPRLTNSSFRRASAALFRATGGHLTAEGWVRSRRLPPALAHAVRTHALNAGLAPVDAPALYALLPALIAGDVARPARGMGALPDALLDLGAARGARVLEGAEVVRVDLAGGTLALRGGEVRRHDLFVSALDPARLAALTERPARSPVSRRTVSGVALYAALPEDAPLPATSVLPPADFATFRAAVRAGALPPDTLALVHADGPRLAVLLTAPATGRDLPPDHPWVRAQVERVERTLGVPGLLASARDVVALPPALYAAGGHPGGAIYGAAPPAWRGGPLHPQPYRPHRRLWQVGTGVHPGGGIPAILGGALIVDRLMGEGGV; encoded by the coding sequence TTGAGCGGTCAGCCGCCAGCCGTCAGCCCTCAGCCTTCAACCTCTGCGCCTCTTTCTTCCTCCATCGGCCTCCTCGGCGGCGGCCTCGCCGGGCTCGCGCTCGCTGCGCTGCTGGCGCATCGGGGGCACGCGGTCACCGTGTACGAGCGGGACCGGGCGGGGGGGAAGCTGCGGCGGGTGACGGTGGGCGGGCTGAGCTTCGACACCGGGCCGAGCCTCTTCACCCTGCCGGGGGTCTGGCGGGCCTTCCTCGCGCGGCTGGGGGAGCCAGACCCCCTCGACCTGCGCCCGCTGCCCGGAGGGTTGGGGGTCCACCACACGCCGTTCGGCCCGGTGCCGCTGCCCCTTCCGCCGGATCATCCCCTCCACGCGGCCTGGGAGACGTACGGTGCCCCCGCCCGCGCCCTCACCCCGCACCTCGAAACGCTGCTCACCACGCCGCCGCGCCTGACCAATTCCAGCTTCCGGCGGGCGAGCGCGGCCCTCTTCCGGGCGACGGGCGGCCACCTGACCGCCGAGGGGTGGGTGCGCTCACGACGCCTGCCCCCCGCCCTCGCCCACGCCGTTCGCACCCACGCCCTGAACGCGGGGCTGGCCCCGGTGGACGCGCCCGCCCTGTACGCCCTGCTGCCCGCGCTGATCGCCGGGGACGTGGCCCGACCGGCGCGCGGGATGGGGGCGTTGCCCGACGCCCTGCTTGACCTCGGGGCGGCGCGCGGGGCGCGGGTTTTGGAGGGGGCGGAGGTCGTCCGCGTGGACCTGGCGGGCGGCACCCTGGCGCTGAGGGGGGGAGAGGTCCGGCGTCACGACCTCTTTGTCAGCGCCCTCGACCCGGCCCGACTCGCCGCGTTAACGGAACGTCCTGCCCGCTCGCCCGTCTCGCGCCGCACGGTGAGCGGGGTGGCGCTGTACGCCGCGCTGCCGGAGGACGCGCCGCTGCCCGCCACCAGCGTCCTGCCGCCCGCCGACTTCGCCACCTTCCGCGCCGCCGTGCGGGCCGGGGCGCTGCCGCCGGACACCCTCGCCCTCGTCCACGCGGACGGGCCGCGGCTGGCCGTGCTGCTCACCGCGCCCGCGACGGGCCGGGACCTCCCGCCCGATCACCCCTGGGTGCGCGCTCAGGTCGAGCGGGTCGAGCGGACCCTCGGCGTGCCCGGCCTGCTCGCCTCCGCCCGCGACGTGGTGGCCCTGCCGCCCGCCCTCTACGCGGCGGGGGGGCATCCCGGCGGGGCGATCTACGGCGCGGCCCCCCCCGCCTGGCGTGGCGGCCCCCTCCACCCCCAGCCGTACCGCCCGCACCGGAGGCTGTGGCAGGTCGGGACGGGCGTTCATCCGGGCGGCGGGATTCCGGCCATTCTCGGCGGCGCGCTCATCGTGGACCGGCTGATGGGGGAGGGCGGGGTGTAG